A stretch of the Clostridium fungisolvens genome encodes the following:
- a CDS encoding tetratricopeptide repeat protein, translated as MNLKAFFKKIIISILIGLGIGLIIGIVFAFAAEEHIDILKTISILFIVLLTISRITYIILSFRKSSKEMRRLIKSLNEDFDLERYINETQVIINKTKNKSIKLYWALNLPLGYSSNGQYQKAIDYMLNLNVKDASSTIKGLYYNNLTFYYCELGNLKAALKTFSTGERFINKTLKNIHYTASLLNTKGLLEYLKGNLSESEELFEKSKVQAIANNHLIASSNLYLARIYIQTNRLAEAKLLLNYNISQKLLPIVLSETEKTLKELQSFSD; from the coding sequence ATGAATCTGAAAGCATTTTTCAAAAAAATTATAATCTCTATACTAATTGGTTTAGGAATCGGCCTCATAATTGGAATAGTTTTTGCATTTGCAGCCGAAGAACATATTGATATACTTAAAACTATATCAATACTTTTTATAGTTCTTTTAACCATATCTAGAATAACTTATATAATTTTAAGTTTTAGGAAATCTTCAAAAGAGATGAGAAGGCTAATAAAATCATTAAATGAAGATTTTGATTTAGAAAGGTATATTAACGAGACTCAAGTTATAATTAATAAGACAAAAAACAAGTCAATTAAGCTATATTGGGCCCTAAACCTACCTCTAGGATATAGTTCTAATGGACAATATCAAAAAGCTATTGATTACATGCTAAACCTAAATGTGAAAGACGCCTCTTCAACAATTAAAGGATTATACTATAACAACCTTACTTTTTATTACTGCGAATTAGGAAATCTTAAAGCTGCACTTAAAACATTTTCTACTGGTGAACGTTTTATAAATAAAACTCTAAAAAACATTCATTACACTGCCTCATTGTTAAATACAAAAGGATTATTAGAATATTTAAAAGGAAACTTATCTGAAAGTGAAGAACTTTTTGAAAAATCGAAAGTACAAGCTATTGCAAACAATCATTTGATAGCATCCTCAAATCTATATTTAGCAAGAATCTATATTCAAACAAATAGATTAGCTGAAGCAAAACTCTTGTTAAACTACAATATTTCTCAAAAACTACTTCCTATTGTCCTTTCTGAAACTGAAAAAACACTAAAAGAACTGCAATCATTTAGCGATTAA
- a CDS encoding DUF4932 domain-containing protein translates to MKKVIIYFSILCLALVSLVGCKSGKESTTFVSSGVVATSIKESGTCNVSVEPKIELLQVVQYLAGDQSIKREKLSYDYESYSEDIKVYFSKYDKEPVVNLYKKMMMNGFSFSTPPSVMLYVDDNLNRIQGLDIPNEYNSDAGNEENIIKFYKLLAEFRKKTKFDEFYIQHKAYYTGLVSKVKEKLDKSGCIDKIIKYYGYKQNSYNFIIESLSVGGYAARVPSQNGKFDLYDFMVIPNNDEEFFQMIVHEFGHSYVNPLTEKNINEINRYDNLFTPIKQAMANQQYGQWQYCVNEHIVRSVAYRNLYFYFGKNASEYYINLDTSKNFIYINAITEKLKEYENNRDKYTTFDDFYPKLIEVFKELSEKQKG, encoded by the coding sequence ATGAAAAAAGTAATAATATATTTTTCTATATTATGTTTAGCTTTAGTAAGTTTGGTAGGATGTAAAAGTGGTAAGGAAAGTACCACTTTTGTATCTAGTGGGGTTGTAGCAACTAGTATAAAGGAAAGTGGGACATGCAATGTTAGTGTAGAGCCTAAGATAGAATTACTTCAAGTGGTTCAGTATCTAGCTGGGGATCAAAGTATAAAAAGAGAAAAATTAAGTTATGACTATGAAAGTTATAGTGAAGATATCAAAGTATATTTTTCTAAATATGATAAAGAACCTGTTGTAAATCTGTATAAAAAAATGATGATGAATGGATTTTCATTCAGTACACCTCCAAGTGTTATGTTGTATGTGGATGACAACCTAAATCGCATACAAGGTCTGGATATACCTAATGAATATAATTCTGACGCAGGTAATGAAGAAAATATAATAAAATTCTACAAACTGTTAGCTGAGTTTAGAAAGAAAACTAAATTTGATGAATTTTATATACAGCATAAAGCTTATTATACAGGCTTAGTTTCAAAGGTTAAAGAAAAGCTAGATAAGTCTGGATGTATAGATAAAATAATTAAGTATTATGGATATAAGCAAAACAGCTATAATTTTATAATTGAATCACTATCAGTAGGTGGGTATGCAGCAAGAGTACCTTCGCAAAACGGAAAGTTTGATTTGTATGATTTTATGGTAATACCTAATAATGATGAAGAGTTTTTTCAAATGATAGTTCATGAATTTGGACATAGTTATGTAAATCCTTTAACTGAAAAGAATATAAACGAAATAAATCGGTATGATAATCTATTTACTCCAATAAAACAAGCAATGGCTAATCAGCAGTATGGACAATGGCAATACTGTGTAAATGAGCATATCGTAAGATCAGTAGCATATAGAAATTTATATTTTTACTTTGGAAAAAATGCAAGTGAGTACTATATAAACCTAGACACTTCTAAGAATTTCATTTACATAAATGCAATTACTGAGAAACTAAAAGAATATGAAAATAACAGAGATAAATATACTACTTTTGATGACTTTTACCCAAAACTAATTGAAGTTTTTAAGGAGTTATCAGAGAAACAAAAAGGCTAA
- a CDS encoding helix-turn-helix domain-containing protein, whose protein sequence is MESLEKKNAVARMVNYIEEHINEPITLNMLAKEAQYSVWYSARIFKEIIGKSPFDYIRVARLSKAALKLRDKENRITDVAFDFVFDSHEGFTRAFSKQFGITPSNYCNKQPLIKFFIPNNIRGNYLKFERGVNIMSENQSANTVFVQVVDRPERKVILKRGIKATHYFEYCEEVGCEVWDVLCGIKEALYEPIGMWLPKSLQKVSTSEYCQGVEVPITYSGEIPEGFDLIELQPCKMMVFQGNPYDDENFGEEIGKLWDTMKKYDPKVYGFQWADEETPRFQLAPMGYRGYIEARPVRQLNL, encoded by the coding sequence ATGGAAAGTTTGGAAAAGAAAAATGCTGTTGCTCGTATGGTAAATTATATTGAAGAACATATTAATGAACCAATTACATTAAATATGCTGGCAAAAGAAGCTCAATATTCAGTTTGGTATTCTGCTCGAATATTTAAAGAAATCATTGGTAAGTCGCCTTTTGATTATATCAGAGTGGCTAGATTGTCAAAGGCCGCATTAAAGTTAAGAGACAAAGAAAATAGAATTACTGATGTGGCATTTGATTTTGTATTTGATTCTCATGAAGGGTTTACAAGAGCTTTTTCTAAACAGTTCGGAATTACTCCAAGTAATTACTGCAATAAGCAACCATTAATAAAGTTCTTTATACCAAACAATATCCGTGGGAACTACCTTAAATTTGAAAGAGGGGTGAATATAATGTCTGAAAATCAAAGTGCAAATACTGTTTTTGTTCAAGTAGTTGACCGTCCAGAGAGAAAGGTAATACTAAAGAGAGGTATTAAAGCTACTCACTATTTTGAGTATTGTGAAGAAGTAGGTTGTGAAGTGTGGGATGTACTTTGTGGAATAAAAGAGGCTTTGTATGAACCTATTGGAATGTGGCTACCTAAGAGTTTGCAGAAGGTTAGTACTTCAGAATATTGCCAGGGAGTTGAAGTGCCAATTACGTATTCAGGTGAAATACCAGAAGGATTCGATTTGATAGAACTACAACCATGTAAAATGATGGTTTTTCAAGGAAATCCTTATGATGATGAAAATTTTGGTGAAGAAATAGGTAAGCTGTGGGATACAATGAAAAAATATGACCCTAAGGTATATGGCTTTCAATGGGCTGACGAAGAGACACCAAGATTTCAGCTTGCACCAATGGGCTATAGGGGTTATATAGAAGCACGTCCAGTTAGACAATTAAATCTATAA
- a CDS encoding GNAT family N-acetyltransferase: MKDVCLVLPSKDYEKSFQEYAISYKNTEDNYYFEKYKHAIENFHEYLEGLYKLSEGIGVPEDSVRTTNYWLVDNNNVVGVVRLRHEEIKGAGHIGYDISPCYRKKGYGSEILRQAIEKAREIGIEEPIVTCNINNLGSKKIIEKNNGLLLGIVIDEEENEELYEYKILSRKV, translated from the coding sequence ATGAAAGATGTATGTTTAGTACTACCGAGCAAAGATTATGAAAAGAGCTTCCAAGAATATGCGATTTCTTATAAAAATACAGAGGACAACTACTATTTTGAAAAATATAAGCACGCAATAGAAAATTTTCACGAGTATTTAGAAGGATTGTATAAGCTTTCTGAAGGTATAGGCGTACCTGAGGATTCGGTTAGAACTACAAATTATTGGCTAGTAGATAATAATAATGTTGTTGGGGTAGTTAGATTGAGACATGAGGAAATAAAGGGAGCAGGACATATAGGATATGATATATCCCCTTGTTATAGAAAAAAAGGTTACGGTTCAGAAATATTAAGACAAGCCATTGAAAAGGCAAGAGAAATAGGAATAGAAGAGCCAATAGTCACTTGTAATATAAATAATTTGGGATCAAAAAAAATTATAGAGAAGAATAATGGATTATTACTCGGGATAGTTATTGATGAAGAAGAAAATGAAGAGTTATATGAATATAAAATTTTATCAAGAAAAGTATGA
- a CDS encoding anti sigma factor C-terminal domain-containing protein, with translation MNIKFYQEKYDSKIIKTGGIVVTGAVEQLKALSNNPHIKASTFGVIADKY, from the coding sequence ATGAATATAAAATTTTATCAAGAAAAGTATGATTCCAAGATTATAAAAACCGGAGGAATAGTTGTTACTGGAGCAGTAGAACAACTTAAAGCATTGAGCAATAATCCACATATAAAAGCAAGTACTTTTGGAGTAATAGCAGATAAATACTAA
- a CDS encoding acetylxylan esterase, with amino-acid sequence MGSYIEKASKELFEYLPPLTKKADFDEFWQDTISIAKSVPMNIEMELYDYPSPYVEVYSISYNGFDDTRIHGWYMIPRIDKDKDKKYPCLIHYHGFTWNRGKPADFIQWILMGVAVISIDCRDQSGLTGNSAKYSSGYTTNLNCKGILNKSEYYYRAVYMDCLKAIDFACEQRNVDSTRIIIEGGSQGGALGMAVCALDERPYMAMVDVPSNSNIEIRVENAFGSFASVTEYLKLYPDKVDEALDTLSYFDTMNMADKIKCKVLASVGLKDTTCPAKLYFATYNRITSDKQIEIYPFNGHEGGREFHNEIKLRFLRDNLKN; translated from the coding sequence ATGGGAAGTTATATAGAGAAAGCTTCGAAGGAATTATTTGAATACTTGCCACCTTTAACTAAGAAAGCGGATTTTGATGAGTTTTGGCAAGATACAATTAGTATTGCAAAGTCAGTGCCTATGAACATAGAAATGGAGTTATACGATTATCCTAGTCCTTATGTAGAGGTATACTCAATATCTTATAATGGATTTGATGATACTAGAATTCATGGATGGTATATGATTCCAAGAATAGATAAGGATAAAGATAAAAAATATCCATGCCTTATACACTATCATGGATTTACATGGAATAGAGGCAAACCTGCAGACTTCATTCAGTGGATACTAATGGGCGTAGCTGTCATATCTATTGATTGTAGAGATCAAAGTGGTTTAACAGGAAATTCTGCAAAGTACTCAAGCGGATATACTACCAATTTGAACTGTAAAGGTATATTAAATAAAAGTGAGTACTATTATAGAGCTGTTTATATGGATTGCTTGAAAGCTATAGATTTTGCTTGTGAACAAAGAAATGTTGATAGTACTAGAATAATTATAGAGGGAGGGAGCCAGGGTGGGGCTCTAGGAATGGCAGTATGTGCTTTAGATGAAAGACCATATATGGCAATGGTTGATGTGCCAAGCAATAGCAATATAGAAATAAGAGTGGAAAATGCTTTTGGTTCTTTTGCTAGTGTAACTGAGTATTTAAAGCTATATCCAGATAAGGTAGATGAAGCCCTAGATACCTTAAGTTATTTTGATACTATGAATATGGCTGATAAAATAAAGTGCAAGGTCTTGGCATCTGTAGGGCTTAAGGATACCACTTGCCCAGCTAAATTATACTTTGCTACCTATAATAGAATAACTAGTGATAAACAGATAGAGATATACCCTTTTAATGGGCATGAAGGTGGAAGAGAATTTCATAACGAAATAAAACTTAGATTTTTAAGAGATAACTTAAAAAACTAA
- a CDS encoding Imm53 family immunity protein, translating into MLNIDILQDLYKKNKKCGLGTGIQIVTAEDGSWNVFIDLFNTDYEGKIFDPVDIHKSSNNWVRCFKENQIFKGFGGTENLEDILEIFNKWLNNREAQISKLAQQY; encoded by the coding sequence ATGTTAAATATAGATATTCTTCAAGATTTATATAAAAAAAATAAGAAATGCGGACTTGGAACTGGAATTCAAATAGTTACTGCTGAAGATGGAAGTTGGAATGTATTTATAGATTTGTTTAATACAGACTATGAAGGTAAAATCTTTGATCCAGTAGATATACATAAAAGTTCAAATAACTGGGTACGATGTTTTAAAGAAAATCAAATATTTAAAGGGTTTGGTGGAACTGAGAACTTAGAGGATATATTAGAAATATTCAATAAATGGCTTAATAATAGAGAAGCTCAAATATCAAAGCTTGCACAACAGTATTAA
- a CDS encoding SGNH/GDSL hydrolase family protein has protein sequence MEYKENYSVVVYGDSITRGVVYDCDKSRYTNIKDCFVNLVSSSINGTVYNAGRFGNTIKRGINKIYSDVIKKSPDIVLIEFGGNDCDFNWKDVAENPNVEHEPNTDIPTFKNILLNMIETVKNSGATPILMTLPPLDSEKYFKWITREDKNFECNILKWLGNEDRIYKWHSLYNDTIKEVAEKTMTTIIDVRSEFLKYMDYSRFLCIDGIHPNEEGHSIIAQTILKFVREKYGYILQGN, from the coding sequence ATGGAATATAAAGAAAATTATAGTGTGGTTGTATATGGAGATTCTATAACCAGAGGAGTAGTATACGATTGTGATAAGTCAAGATATACAAATATAAAAGACTGTTTTGTAAACCTAGTTAGCAGCAGTATAAATGGTACTGTTTATAATGCTGGTAGGTTTGGAAACACAATAAAAAGGGGAATAAATAAAATATATAGTGATGTGATAAAAAAATCACCGGATATAGTTCTTATAGAATTTGGTGGAAATGATTGTGACTTTAATTGGAAGGACGTAGCTGAAAATCCAAATGTAGAACATGAGCCTAACACAGATATACCAACTTTTAAGAATATATTATTGAATATGATTGAAACAGTAAAGAATTCAGGAGCAACTCCAATCTTGATGACATTACCACCACTAGATTCTGAAAAGTATTTTAAATGGATTACTAGAGAAGACAAAAATTTTGAATGTAACATATTAAAGTGGCTTGGAAATGAAGATAGAATCTATAAATGGCATAGTCTATATAATGATACCATAAAAGAAGTAGCAGAAAAGACTATGACTACTATAATTGATGTAAGATCTGAATTTCTTAAATATATGGATTATAGCAGGTTTTTATGTATTGATGGAATACATCCAAATGAAGAAGGCCATAGCATAATAGCTCAGACTATTTTAAAGTTTGTAAGAGAAAAATATGGTTATATACTTCAAGGAAACTAA
- a CDS encoding DUF3846 domain-containing protein: protein MKVIVCEVNKKPYIYEMEQIEILNTLMDGYMKMFFNEDSFAAICKRESISNLEPNNRLNINNDFILVGIQYGKIVSLYDEQIDYIINTILKDTI, encoded by the coding sequence ATGAAGGTTATTGTATGCGAAGTTAATAAAAAACCATATATTTATGAAATGGAGCAAATAGAAATATTGAATACCTTAATGGATGGGTACATGAAAATGTTTTTCAATGAAGATTCTTTTGCTGCTATATGTAAAAGAGAGAGTATTTCTAATTTGGAACCTAATAATAGACTCAATATAAATAATGATTTTATTTTGGTTGGTATTCAATACGGTAAAATAGTATCATTGTATGATGAACAAATTGATTATATCATCAATACAATTTTAAAAGATACGATTTAA
- a CDS encoding MarR family winged helix-turn-helix transcriptional regulator, whose protein sequence is MNRLVRDLEAVKLHKLIIKLSKIHRKKAHEAFQSIGLTEGQPKILDYLYLNDGCIQREIASSCNIEPATVTSLLTNMEKAGLIHRKQNANDKRILNVFLTEEGRVKQKEVRNVFENLDKICVSGFSTQDILDAERILIQLHDNLLKGDKK, encoded by the coding sequence GTGAATAGATTAGTAAGAGACTTAGAGGCTGTGAAATTACATAAATTGATTATTAAATTATCTAAGATTCATAGAAAAAAAGCTCATGAAGCTTTTCAAAGTATTGGATTAACTGAAGGGCAACCAAAGATATTGGATTATCTTTATCTTAATGATGGCTGTATTCAAAGAGAGATTGCAAGTAGCTGCAATATTGAGCCTGCAACTGTAACTAGCCTTTTGACTAATATGGAGAAGGCTGGGCTTATTCATAGGAAGCAGAATGCTAATGATAAAAGAATATTAAATGTTTTTTTAACTGAAGAAGGTAGAGTAAAGCAAAAGGAAGTAAGAAACGTGTTTGAAAATCTAGATAAAATATGTGTTTCAGGTTTTTCAACACAAGATATATTAGATGCGGAAAGGATACTAATTCAATTACATGATAATTTGCTAAAAGGAGATAAGAAATAA
- a CDS encoding ABC transporter ATP-binding protein, translated as MRKLLKFLEGKAILWAVIAPIAMLLEVTMDLTQPKLMADIIDIGVANGNLSYVFNVGAKMLLVALIGLVGGSACSIFASMAAMSMGEKVRQGLFDKIQNLSFLEIDKFKTSSLITRLTNDVTQIQNMMLMALRMMVRAPLMCIGGIVMSVALSVKLSFIFLGAVPVLLVSVIVIVKKSFPLFLAVQQRIDKINVVMRENILGVRVIKAFNMEEKQCQRFDEVNDDLMDKSVKAQNMNIILWPIVTFVMNVSIICILWFGGNMVFKRSIEIGKIMAFINYLIQIMNSLMMVIMGVLSFSRATASAERINEVLETDSSIKEKANSKAIKNFDIEFKNVWFKYSNNSEYVLRNISFKVLEGEKIGIIGATGAGKSSLISLIPRLYDATSGEVLIGGVNVRELRMKDLREKIGVVLQESILFSGTIEDNLRFGTAECDFSMMESASKDAQASEFITAKENGYKSVVEQRGKNLSGGQKQRLSIARTLIKNPNILIMDDSSSALDMSTEAKLQKALNRRMEKSTVLIIAQRISAVMDSDKILVIDNGEISAMGTHKELLNISEIYRSIAISQLGEEVVSNV; from the coding sequence ATGAGAAAGCTTTTGAAGTTTTTAGAAGGCAAAGCAATTTTATGGGCAGTAATAGCGCCAATTGCAATGCTATTAGAAGTAACTATGGATCTTACACAACCTAAACTAATGGCAGACATTATAGATATTGGTGTAGCTAACGGTAATCTTTCTTATGTTTTTAACGTTGGAGCAAAGATGTTACTAGTGGCTTTAATTGGGCTGGTTGGTGGCAGTGCGTGTTCAATTTTTGCATCAATGGCAGCTATGAGTATGGGGGAGAAGGTTAGACAAGGGCTTTTTGACAAAATACAAAACTTATCTTTTCTAGAAATCGATAAATTTAAGACTTCTTCTCTTATTACAAGACTAACTAATGATGTTACTCAGATTCAAAACATGATGCTAATGGCCTTAAGGATGATGGTTCGTGCGCCACTTATGTGTATTGGTGGTATCGTGATGTCGGTAGCCCTTAGCGTAAAATTATCATTTATATTTTTAGGGGCTGTGCCAGTTTTGTTGGTCTCAGTTATAGTTATTGTGAAAAAGTCTTTTCCACTATTTTTAGCAGTCCAACAAAGGATTGATAAGATAAATGTAGTAATGCGTGAAAACATATTAGGAGTTCGTGTAATTAAAGCCTTTAATATGGAGGAAAAACAGTGCCAAAGATTTGATGAGGTTAATGATGATTTAATGGACAAGAGTGTTAAAGCTCAGAACATGAATATTATATTATGGCCTATAGTAACCTTTGTAATGAATGTTAGTATAATTTGCATTTTATGGTTTGGCGGAAATATGGTTTTTAAAAGATCGATTGAGATAGGAAAAATAATGGCTTTTATAAATTATCTTATTCAGATTATGAACTCTCTCATGATGGTAATAATGGGAGTCTTAAGCTTTTCTAGAGCTACGGCATCTGCGGAAAGAATAAATGAAGTATTAGAAACCGATTCTTCAATTAAGGAAAAAGCCAATTCTAAAGCAATAAAAAACTTTGATATAGAATTTAAAAATGTATGGTTTAAATACAGTAATAATAGTGAATATGTTCTTAGAAATATCAGCTTTAAAGTTTTAGAAGGAGAAAAGATAGGTATAATAGGAGCCACAGGTGCAGGTAAAAGTTCTCTTATAAGCCTTATACCAAGATTATATGATGCCACTTCTGGGGAGGTTTTAATTGGCGGTGTAAATGTAAGAGAATTAAGAATGAAGGATTTAAGAGAAAAGATTGGTGTTGTGCTTCAAGAAAGTATACTTTTTTCAGGAACTATTGAAGATAATTTAAGGTTTGGTACTGCAGAGTGTGATTTTAGTATGATGGAGAGTGCTTCTAAGGATGCACAAGCAAGTGAGTTTATTACTGCTAAGGAGAACGGGTATAAAAGTGTAGTAGAGCAAAGAGGCAAAAATTTATCCGGTGGACAGAAACAAAGACTTTCTATAGCAAGAACATTGATAAAAAATCCTAATATTTTAATAATGGATGATTCATCTAGTGCCTTAGATATGTCAACTGAAGCAAAGCTACAAAAAGCATTAAATAGAAGAATGGAAAAAAGTACTGTGTTAATCATAGCTCAAAGAATTTCGGCAGTAATGGATTCAGATAAGATTCTTGTTATTGATAATGGAGAAATATCAGCAATGGGAACTCATAAAGAACTTTTAAATATCAGTGAGATATATAGAAGTATTGCTATTTCACAGCTTGGAGAGGAGGTAGTATCAAATGTCTAG